A single region of the Garra rufa chromosome 6, GarRuf1.0, whole genome shotgun sequence genome encodes:
- the snapc3 gene encoding snRNA-activating protein complex subunit 3, with protein sequence MAECSSLMREEKNHENVPVYEFMDVNSKEFHVGIFRDLWLDVLNPEVYSYGDTASEIEDVGFIEEMGIEPKTLEELKCICSVDSLRSGHEDTDNVPSDLHLSTLKLRKRRQDYKETLTRDTVDRHEVYANEMEMISVGKKPDNLIDLIPEGEIILTFNIMYPVLFQRFKHVRAYQTLQVLGSQKLSDLRDAICCVSDLQVFGEFSNTPDMVPQFISKDHYKSAFFFFNGTFFSDTRFPECQDISTTTQEWAQTRDFPEFKTAKMEDTSFYDLKMKVGFPYLYTHQGDCEHVVILTDIRLVHQDDCLDIKLYPLINHKHRVVTRKCSVCHLYISRWITTNDAFAPSEPCLFCDQCFRMFHYDDKGNKLGDFMAYAYVDPGTFN encoded by the exons ATGGCTGAATGCAGTTCTTTGATGCGCGAGGAAAAGAATCATGAAAACGTTCCTGTTTATGAGTTTATGGATGTAAACTCTAAGGAGTTTCATGTCGGCATATTTAGAGATTTGTGGCTGGATGTGTTGAATCCGGAGGTGTATTCATACGGTGACACAGCCTCAGAGATAGAGGACGTGGGGTTCATTGAGGAGATGGGCATTGAGCCAAAGACACTGGAGGAACTCAAATGCATCTGCAG TGTTGATTCTCTGAGAAGTGGACACGAAGACACAGACAATGTACCGTCAGATCTTCATTTATCCACACTAAA ACTACGGAAGAGAAGACAAGATTATAAAGAAACTCTCACCAGAGACACTGTTGACAGACATGAAGTCTATGCCAATGAAATG GAGATGATATCTGTGGGTAAGAAGCCTGATAACCTCATAGACCTGATTCCTGAGGGAGAAATAATATTGACCTTTAATATTATGTATCCCGTTCTATTTCAAAGG TTTAAGCATGTGAGGGCATATCAGACTCTGCAAGTGTTGGGCTCTCAGAAGTTGAGCGATCTTAGAGATGCCATCTGCTGCGTCAGTGACCTGCAGGTGTTTGGAGAGTTCAGCAACACTCCAGATATGGTACCACAGTTCATCAGCAAG GATCATTACAAGTCTGCTTTCTTTTTCTTCAATGGAACGTTCTTCAGTGATACAAGGTTCCCAGAATGCCAAGACATCAGCAC GACTACACAGGAGTGGGCCCAAACCAGAGACTTTCCAGAATTCAAGACTGCTAAGATGGAGGACACATCTTTCTATGACCTGAAGATGAAAGTTGGGTTTCCATATTTATACACTCACCAGGGTGATTGTGAGCATGTTGTTATCCTCACTGATATCAG ACTGGTTCATCAGGATGACTGTTTGGACATAAAGCTCTACCCACTCATCAATCACAAGCATAGAGTCGTGACTCGGAAGTGTTCTGTGTGTCATCTCTATATCAGCAG ATGGATAACAACCAACGATGCTTTTGCCCCTTCGGAACCCTGCCTGTTTTGTGACCAGTGCTTTCGAATGTTTCATTATGATGATAaagggaataaactaggagatttCATGGCCTATGCCTATGTTGATCCAGGCACATTTAATTGA